One genomic window of Macaca mulatta isolate MMU2019108-1 chromosome 8, T2T-MMU8v2.0, whole genome shotgun sequence includes the following:
- the LOC714576 gene encoding ferritin heavy chain, with amino-acid sequence MTTASTSQVRQNYHQDSEAAINRQINLELYASYVYLSMSYYFDRDDVALKNFAKYFLHQSHEEREHAEKLMKLQNQRGGRIFLQDIKKPDYDDWESGLNAMECALHLEKNVNQALLELHKLATDKNDPHLCDFIETHYLNEQVKAIKELGDHVTNLRKMGAPESGLAEYLFDKHTLGDSDNES; translated from the coding sequence ATGACGACCGCGTCCACCTCGCAGGTGCGCCAGAACTACCACCAGGACTCAGAGGCCGCCATCAACCGCCAGATCAACCTGGAGCTCTACGCTTCCTACGTTTACCTGTCCATGTCTTACTACTTTGACCGCGATGATGTGGCTTTGAAGAACTTTGCCAAATACTTTCTTCACCAATCTCATGAGGAAAGGGAACATGCCGAGAAACTGATGAAGCTGCAGAACCAACGAGGTGGCCGAATCTTCCTTCAGGATATTAAGAAACCAGACTATGACGACTGGGAGAGCGGGCTGAATGCAATGGAGTGTGctttacatttggaaaaaaatgtgaatCAGGCACTACTGGAACTGCACAAACTGGCCACTGACAAAAATGACCCCCATTTGTGTGACTTCATTGAGACACATTACCTGAATGAGCAGGTGAAAGCCATCAAAGAATTGGGTGACCACGTAACCAACTTGCGCAAGATGGGAGCACCTGAATCTGGCTTGGCAGAGTATCTCTTTGACAAGCACACCCTGGGAGACAGTGATAATGAAAGCTAA